The following proteins are encoded in a genomic region of Syngnathus acus chromosome 22, fSynAcu1.2, whole genome shotgun sequence:
- the col10a1a gene encoding collagen, type X, alpha 1a, with translation MDIRVACIVVLMAALVAGHGKGYVVKKVVKAAPQYEPYQVKSQVVAGEPGIPGEPGPMGPPGPPGATGKSGVGHPGPHGPPGPPGSPGRSITGKSGTPGGPGKPGIPGSSGEKGHTGAPGAQGPRGSPGSPGNPGPAGLSATGKPGPSGLPGAMGPRGEPGLKGHPGVPGLPGSKGDRGMGIQGPQGATGHTGPMGPVGAPGQPGVGKPGKSGMPGEPGKSGSPGRDGSSGPMGPQGPKGHTGAPGVGISGKPGDNGAPGLPGSMGPKGHQGAAGAPGAPGTPGYGKPGANGEKGERGFTGSPGATGPKGEQGPTGYTGATGATGATGPMGPAGVRGFTGETGATGPKGDTGAAGSPGPKGNKGDVGPQGFQGKQGYPGPGGPAGARGATGATGEKGHVGAPGTPGAPGIPGPAGPKGLPGRAGESGASGSDGAPGSRGPSGPQGPAGTPGHKGHPGLPGAPGPAGMTAKGVPGPQGPPGLPGESGSDGSPGPAGAPGLPGPPGEVVFEKGMGMGMTEVMVKAPMSAFTAALTTPYPASGSPIKFDHIVYNAENHYDPESGIFTCQIPGVYYFSYSIHVNGAHALVALYKNDEPVMFSYDEYNKGFLDQMSGSAVLLLNEQDTVYVQIPDEEANGVFAAENVHCSFSGFLVAST, from the exons ATGGACATCCGTGTCGCCTGTATCGTCGTCCTTATGGCTGCCCTGGTCGCCGGCCACGGCAAGGGCTACGTTGTCAAGAAGGTGGTGAAGGCCGCTCCCCAGTATGAGCCTTACCAGGTCAAGAGCCAGG TGGTGGCAGGGGAGCCTGGTATTCCAGGTGAGCCTGGCCCCATGGGCCCCCCTGGGCCCCCTGGTGCCACAGGTAAGAGCGGCGTTGGTCACCCCGGACCCCACGGACCTCCTGGACCTCCTGGATCTCCCGGTCGTTCTATCACTGGCAAATCCGGAACCCCCGGCGGCCCCGGCAAACCCGGTATCCCTGGATCCTCCGGTGAGAAGGGACACACTGGCGCCCCCGGAGCTCAAGGACCCAGGGGTTCTCCCGGTTCTCCCGGAAACCCCGGACCCGCCGGCCTCTCTGCTACTGGCAAGCCCGGACCATCTGGTCTTCCTGGAGCAATGGGACCAAGAGGAGAGCCTGGTCTGAAAGGACATCCCGGTGTTCCTGGCCTGCCAGGTTCCAAGGGAGATAGAGGTATGGGAATTCAAGGACCCCAGGGTGCCACAGGGCACACTGGACCAATGGGACCAGTTGGAGCTCCAGGTCAGCCCGGAGTTGGCAAGCCAGGAAAGTCAGGTATGCCCGGTGAACCAGGAAAGTCAGGTAGCCCAGGTAGAGATGGTTCCTCTGGTCCCATGGGACCACAGGGACCCAAGGGACACACCGGTGCCCCCGGTGTTGGCATTTCTGGCAAACCCGGTGATAACGGTGCCCCAGGTCTGCCTGGCTCAATGGGCCCCAAAGGACACCAGGGAGCTGCCGGAGCCCCCGGAGCCCCAGGAACCCCAGGTTACGGAAAGCCAGGTGCTAATGGTGAGAAGGGAGAGAGAGGATTTACTGGCAGCCCAGGTGCCACTGGTCCCAAGGGTGAGCAAGGTCCTACTGGATACACTGGTGCCACTGGTGCCACTGGAGCTACTGGTCCTATGGGCCCAGCTGGCGTAAGAGGTTTCACAGGTGAGACTGGCGCTACCGGCCCCAAGGGTGACACCGGTGCCGCTGGATCTCCAGGACCCAAGGGCAACAAGGGAGATGTGGGACCCCAAGGTTTCCAAGGCAAACAGGGTTACCCCGGCCCAGGTGGTCCCGCTGGAGCCAGAGGAGCCACTGGAGCCACCGGTGAGAAGGGTCACGTTGGTGCCCCCGGTACCCCAGGAGCCCCAGGTATTCCCGGCCCTGCTGGACCCAAAGGTCTCCCCGGCCGCGCTGGTGAGTCCGGTGCCTCTGGCTCCGATGGTGCTCCTGGTTCTCGTGGACCTTCTGGACCTCAAGGTCCCGCTGGTACTCCTGGCCACAAGGGTCATCCAGGTCTCCCTGGAGCTCCCGGCCCTGCTGGCATGACCGCTAAAGGTGTCCCCGGACCTCAAGGTCCCCCCGGTCTGCCTGGCGAGAGTGGTTCTGATGGTTCACCCGGTCCCGCCGGCGCTCCCGGCCTTCCCGGCCCTCCCGGTGAGGTGGTCTTTGAGAAAGGAATGGGAATGGGAATGACCGAGGTTATGGTCAAGGCTCCCATGTCCGCTTTCACAGCAGCTCTGACCACTCCCTACCCTGCCTCCGGCAGCCCCATCAAGTTCGACCACATTGTGTACAATGCCGAGAACCACTATGACCCTGAGTCCGGCATCTTCACATGCCAGATCCCCGGAGTTTACTACTTCTCCTACAGCATCCACGTGAACGGTGCTCACGCCCTGGTCGCCCTCTACAAGAACGACGAGCCTGTCATGTTCTCCTATGACGAGTACAACAAGGGCTTCCTGGACCAGATGTCCGGTAGCGCCGTGCTCCTGCTGAACGAGCAGGACACCGTGTACGTGCAGATCCCCGACGAGGAGGCCAACGGAGTCTTCGCCGCCGAGAACGTGCACTGCTCCTTCTCTGGTTTCCTGGTCGCCTCGACGTGA
- the marcksb gene encoding myristoylated alanine-rich protein kinase C substrate b: MGAQISKNAGKEEAAVEKPGEAAAATAAAKTNGQENGHAKTNGDASPATEEANKAEVQANGSTPTEEAPKEDGDKAEEAEKEPEAAATNGEAAAKPEETTEDSKQKKKRFSFKKPSFKLSGFSFKKTKKESEEEEKAEEEKAEGEKAPAQEEGAAAAVEEEKAEGEKAPAKEEVKEVAVPEEPKADEVAKEEKPAEASSPAEPEVAAAASPEAPVTPAPAE; encoded by the exons ATGGGAGCACAAATCTCCAAAAACGCCGGAAAGGAGGAAGCCGCGGTGGAGAAGCCCGGCGAGGCTGCGGCTGCTACGGCAGCGGCCAAGACTAATGGCCAG GAGAACGGCCACGCCAAAACCAACGGTGATGCCTCCCCAGCAACAGAGGAGGCCAACAAGGCCGAGGTCCAGGCCAACGGCAGCACCCCCACCGAGGAGGCGCCAAAGGAGGATGGTGACAAGGCGGAGGAAGCTGAGAAGGAGCCAGAGGCCGCCGCCACAAACGGCGAGGCCGCTGCCAAGCCTGAGGAAACGACCGAAGACAgcaagcagaagaagaagcgcTTCTCCTTCAAGAAGCCGTCCTTCAAGCTGAGCGGGTTCTCCTTCAAGAAGACCAAGAAGGAGtccgaagaggaggagaaggcggAAGAAGAGAAGGCGGAAGGGGAGAAGGCACCAGCCCAGGAAGAAGGAGCAGCGGCAgcggtggaggaggagaaggccgAAGGAGAAAAGGCGCCGGCCAAGGAAGAGGTCAAGGAAGTGGCCGTGCCCGAGGAGCCCAAAGCTGATGAAGTGGCAAAGGAGGAAAAACCAGCTGAGGCTTCTTCACCAGCCGAACCCGAGGTCGCCGCAGCTGCCAGTCCAGAGGCCCCCGTCACCCCTGCCCCTGCTGAATAA
- the fyna gene encoding tyrosine-protein kinase fyna, producing MGCVQCKDKDAAKLTEGRDAALSHHPGYRYGADPTPQHYPPNFGVTTIPNYNNFGGGGATQGVTVFGGVHTSSQSGTLRSRGGTGVTLFVALYDYEARTDDDLSFRKGERFQILNSTEGDWWEARSLTTGGTGYIPSNYVAPVDSIQAEDWYFGKLGRKDAERQLLSNSNARGTFLIRESETTKGAYSLSIQDWDDIKGDHVKHYKIRKLDSGGYYITTRAQFETLQQLVHHYSARAAGLCCRLIVPCHKGMPRLTDLSIKTKDVWEIPRESLQLIKRLGNGQFGEVWMGTWNGTTKVAVKTLKPGTMSPESFLEEAQIMKKLRHDKLVQLYAVVSEEPIYIVTEYMNKGSLLDFLKDGEGRCLKLPNLVDMAAQVAAGMAYIERMNYIHRDLRSANILVGDSLVCKIADFGLARLIEDNEYTARQGAKFPIKWTAPEAALYGKFTIKSDVWSFGILLTELVTKGRVPYPGMNNREVLEQVERGYRMPCPQDCPTSLHELMVQCWKKDPEERPTFEYLQAFLEDYFTATEPQYQPGDNL from the exons ATGGGCTGCGTCCAATGTAAGGATAAAGACGCAGCAAAACTCACCGAGGGACGCGACGCCGCTCTCTCCCACCACCCGGGTTATCGTTATGGCGCCGACCCGACGCCGCAGCACTACCCGCCCAACTTCGGGGTCACCACCATCCCCAATTACAATAACTTTGGCGGCGGAGGCGCCACGCAGGGGGTCACCGTCTTCGGAGGCGTGCACACGTCCTCGCAGTCGGGCACGCTGCGCTCTCGAGGAGGGACGG GGGTGACGCTGTTCGTGGCGCTGTACGACTACGAAGCCCGGACGGACGATGacctcagcttcagaaaaggGGAGAGGTTCCAGATCCTCAACAGCAC AGAGGGCGACTGGTGGGAGGCCCGCTCCCTTACCACAGGTGGAACTGGTTACATTCCAAGTAATTACGTCGCCCCGGTGGACTCCATCCAAGCCGAGGA CTGGTATTTTGGTAAACTGGGCCGGAAGGATGCCGAGCGGCAGCTGTTGTCCAACAGCAATGCCAGAGGCACCTTCCTCATCCGGGAGAGCGAAACAACCAAAG GCGCTTACTCCCTCTCCATCCAGGACTGGGACGACATCAAGGGTGACCACGTCAAACACTACAAGATCCGCAAATTGGACAGCGGCGGTTACTACATCACCACCAGAGCCCAGTTCGAGACGCTCCAACAACTCGTGCACCACTATTCCG CCAGGGCGGCGGGACTGTGCTGCCGGCTGATCGTGCCCTGCCACAAGGGCATGCCCCGTCTGACGGACCTGTCCATCAAAACCAAAGACGTCTGGGAGATCCCCAGGGAGTCGCTGCAGCTCATCAAACGCCTCGGCAATGGGCAGTTCGGCGAGGTCTGGATGG gcacGTGGAACGGCACCACCAAGGTGGCGGTGAAGACCCTGAAGCCGGGCACCATGTCACCGGAGTCCTTTTTAGAGGAGGCTCAGATCATGAAGAAGCTGCGTCACGATAAGCTGGTGCAGCTCTACGCTGTGGTTTCCGAGGAGCCCATCTACATCGTCACCGAGTACATGAATAAAG GGAGTTTGCTCGACTTCCTGAAAGACGGAGAAGGACGATGCCTGAAACTTCCAAATCTGGTGGACATGGCGGCTCAG GTGGCAGCTGGCATGGCGTACATCGAGAGGATGAACTACATCCACCGAGACCTGCGCTCGGCCAACATTCTGGTCGGAGACAGTCTGGTGTGTAAGATTGCCGACTTCGGTCTGGCCCGGCTCATTGAGGACAACGAGTACACGGCCAGACAAG GTGCAAAGTTTCCAATTAAGTGGACCGCGCCCGAGGCGGCGCTCTACGGGAAATTCACCATCAAATCCGACGTGTGGTCCTTCGGTATCCTGCTCACGGAGCTTGTGACCAAAGGCCGGGTGCCCTATCCAG GCATGAACAATCGCGAGGTGCTGGAGCAAGTTGAACGAGGCTACCGCATGCCGTGCCCGCAAGACTGCCCCACGTCGCTCCACGAGCTCATGGTGCAATGCTGGAAGAAAGACCCCGAGGAGAGGCCCACCTTCGAGTACTTGCAGGCCTTTTTGGAGGACTACTTCACTGCCACCGAGCCTCAATACCAGCCGGGGGATAATCTTTGA
- the LOC119116652 gene encoding E3 ubiquitin ligase TRAF3IP2-like isoform X2 produces MSSDRLQDGNCWEEEVEQLEPPLPLKSEDEGDGTQHFCQRCQSLALPSQNWIQRQVSPSVSVNVPHFSVPPEVSGVTLSTTASSSSATSSAASHVQQRRGSLPNESRKIFITCSSDSSCEMMAFVDFLSKHGFQAAVDGPLTTWEDTIMKDPSTPIIVAISPRYKADIEDCAVHTHGLHTKYIYSMMQHEFIQQGSLNFRFIPVLFLNASQKDVPGWLQNTRVYRWPRDTDDLLLRLLREERFVPPPVHGELTLIITPVAATP; encoded by the exons ATGTCTTCAGACAG ATTGCAGGATGGAAACTGTtgggaggaggaagtggagcaACTTGAACCTCCTTTGCCACTCAAGTCTGAGGATGAGGGTGATGGGACCCAACATTTTTGTCAGCGATGCCAAAGCCTAGCGCTGCCCTCCCAAAACTG GATACAACGTCAGGTGTCGCCAAGCGTCTCGGTGAACGTGCCGCATTTCTCTGTGCCGCCCGAGGTCAGCGGCGTGACCTTATCGACGacggcctcctcctcctccgccactTCGTCCGCAGCCTCGCATGTGCAACAGAGACGAGGAAGCTTGCCAAATGAGTCGA GAAAAATCTTCATTACCTGCTCCTCGGACTCATCTTGTGAGATGATGGCCTTTGTTGACTTTCTGTCCAAACATGGCTTCCAAGCTGCGGTTGACGGGCCCCTTACAACCTGGGAGGACACAATTATGAAAGAC CCATCCACGCCCATCATTGTGGCTATCAGTCCGCGCTACAAGGCCGACATTGAAGACTGTGCTGTGCACACCCACGGTCTGCACACTAAATACATTTACTCCATG atgcagCATGAATTTATCCAACAAGGCAGCTTGAACTTCCGCTTCATACCTGTGCTCTTCCTTAACGCCTCCCAG AAGGACGTTCCAGGATGGCTTCAGAACACTCGCGTGTACCGCTGGCCGCGTGACACGGACGACCTGTTGTTGCGACTGCTGAGGGAGGAAAGATTTGTTCCTCCTCCGGTGCATGGGGAGCTCACACTCATCATCACACCTGTGGCTGCCACACCTTAA
- the LOC119116652 gene encoding uncharacterized protein LOC119116652 isoform X1, with translation MSSDRLQDGNCWEEEVEQLEPPLPLKSEDEGDGTQHFCQRCQSLALPSQNWIQRQVSPSVSVNVPHFSVPPEVSGVTLSTTASSSSATSSAASHVQQRRGSLPNESRKIFITCSSDSSCEMMAFVDFLSKHGFQAAVDGPLTTWEDTIMKDPSTPIIVAISPRYKADIEDCAVHTHGLHTKYIYSMMQHEFIQQGSLNFRFIPVLFLNASQVSQVLLHIILIANIACLVFVHAVSRCRRTFQDGFRTLACTAGRVTRTTCCCDC, from the exons ATGTCTTCAGACAG ATTGCAGGATGGAAACTGTtgggaggaggaagtggagcaACTTGAACCTCCTTTGCCACTCAAGTCTGAGGATGAGGGTGATGGGACCCAACATTTTTGTCAGCGATGCCAAAGCCTAGCGCTGCCCTCCCAAAACTG GATACAACGTCAGGTGTCGCCAAGCGTCTCGGTGAACGTGCCGCATTTCTCTGTGCCGCCCGAGGTCAGCGGCGTGACCTTATCGACGacggcctcctcctcctccgccactTCGTCCGCAGCCTCGCATGTGCAACAGAGACGAGGAAGCTTGCCAAATGAGTCGA GAAAAATCTTCATTACCTGCTCCTCGGACTCATCTTGTGAGATGATGGCCTTTGTTGACTTTCTGTCCAAACATGGCTTCCAAGCTGCGGTTGACGGGCCCCTTACAACCTGGGAGGACACAATTATGAAAGAC CCATCCACGCCCATCATTGTGGCTATCAGTCCGCGCTACAAGGCCGACATTGAAGACTGTGCTGTGCACACCCACGGTCTGCACACTAAATACATTTACTCCATG atgcagCATGAATTTATCCAACAAGGCAGCTTGAACTTCCGCTTCATACCTGTGCTCTTCCTTAACGCCTCCCAGGTTAGCCAGGTCCTCCTCCACATTATTTTGATTGCCAACATAGCTTGCTTAGTGTTTGTCCATGCCGTGTCACGGTGCAGAAGGACGTTCCAGGATGGCTTCAGAACACTCGCGTGTACCGCTGGCCGCGTGACACGGACGACCTGTTGTTGCGACTGCTGA